In the genome of Armatimonadota bacterium, the window GAACCGGCTGGTGTGGCGGCGGCTGGCGCATCTTGCTGAGACCCGCTACCACGTATGAGGAGGATGTCCCGTGCAGCATCCCGAAGCCTTCCTTGCCCAACTCCCCCCACCCGTGGTCCTGCTGGAGGCTCGGGAGGTCACCATCGCCTTCGAGCGGCCCGGGGGCACTCGGGCCGTGGTGCTGGACCGGATCTCCCTGGCCCTCCGGGACATGGAGATCCTGGCCATTGTAGGGCCGAGCGGCTGCGGCAAGTCCACCCTGCTGCGGGTTATGGCCGGGCTGCTTCCGCCCACCCAGGGAGAGGTGCGCTACCGGGGGGAGGTGGTGCGCGGTCCCCGTCCGGGGATCGCCATGGTGTTCCAGACGTTTGCCCTTTTTCCGTGGATGACGGTGCTGGAGAACGTAGAGCTGGGGCTCCGGGCCCAAGGCGTGCCTCCTGCCGAGCGGCGGCGCCGGGCGCTTGCGGCCATCGACCTCATCGGGTTGGATGGGTTCGAGTCCGCCTATCCCAAGGCGCTGTCGGGCGGGATGCGGCAGCGGGTAGCCTTTGCCCGGGCCCTGGTGGCGGAGCCGGACGTGCTCCTGATGGACGAGCCGTTTTCCGCCCTGGATGCCCTCACCGCCGAAAACCTCCGCACGGACCTCCTGGAGCTGTGGCTCGGGCGCCGCATCCCCACCCGGGCCATGGCCCTGGTTACCCACAACATCGAGGAGGCCGTCTTCCTCAGCGACCGGGTGGTGGTCCTGAGCACCACTCCCGCCCGCATCCTCGGAGAGGTGCGCCCCGAACTTCCGCACTGGCGGGATCGGGAAGCCCCGGAGTTCCGACAGCGGGTGGAGGAGATCTACGAGCTACTCGCCGGGGACCGCCAGCGGCGGCTGGTACACGCCCGCCCCCTCATCCCCCGGCTTCCTCCGGCACCCGTGGGGCTCATCACGGGGCTCGTGGAGCGGGTACACGACGCGGATGGCCGGGTGGACCTTCCCGAGCTCGCGGCGGAGCTGCGGATGGACATCGAAGACCTCCTCCCCGGGGTGGAGGCCGCGGAGCTCCTGGGATTTCTGAGTTCCGAGGAGGAGGCTCTCGTGCTCACGGAGGAGGGGAGGGCTCTCGCGGAAGCCTCCGTGCAGGGCAAGAAGGAGGTGTTCCGCAAGGCCCTCCTAAGCCGGGTACGGACCGCCCAGGAGGTCCTGGGGACCCTGCGACGACGACGGCCGCCCCGCATCTCCGCGGAGTTCCTCCTGGACCTCCTGGAGCGGCACTTCAGCGGGGAGGAAGCCCGCCGCCAGCTGGGCGTGCTCATCGACTGGGGCCGGTATGCGGAAGCCTTTGCCTATGACGAGGCCACGGGGGAGTTCTACCTGGAGCCGGACATGGTCCCGTGATCGTCCTCCTCCTGCAGGCTCCTCCGGAAGTCCCGGATGGCCTTGCCGAGCGAGTGACCGATGTCCGCCAGACGCGCAGGTCCGAAGATCAGCAGGGCGATCAGGAGGATGACCACGAGCTCTCCGGTTCCGATGCTCCCGAGTCCCATCGCGCACCCCTCCTTTATAAGCGTATCGCAGTCCTGGATCGGTTCCAACGTACTTGGGAACCCCAGGACGCGGAGAGACGCTTGTAGGGTGAAATCACACCGCAGAAAGGAGGGAGATCCATGCGGACCTGGACCGTGCTGCTCGTCAGCGCCTTGCTGGCCCTGACCCTTGCACCGGTAGGGTGGGGGGCGACGAGCGCCCCTCCGGTGAAGCAGGCGTCTTCGGGATCCCCGGCCTCGTTTGAGGTGGAGGGGAAGGTGATGGGCGTTTCAAAGGGCGGGTTTTCCCTCTCGGTGACGGAGGTGCGGCAGGGCAACCTCCGGAAGGGCGCCCGGTTGCAGATCCAGTACACCGCCCGCACCAGGTTCACCCAGGCCGGGAAGGCCACGAGTTCGAAGGCGCTCAAGGCCGGGGAGACCGTACGGGTTCTGGGAACCATCCTGCGCCCAGGGAAGCGCGTGGCCTACCGGGCGACCCAGGTCACCATCCTGCAGTCGCCATGACACCGGAAGGCGTGGTGGCGGTGGAGGATGCGGGGAGGTCGGAGGATGCGGCCTCGCAGTTCGGCCGACTCCTCGCGGAGCACTGGCCCCGCGCCTACCACTTCGTCTACCGGCTGTGCGGAGACCCCGATCAGGCGGAGGAACTCCTCCAGCAAGCGGCGGAGGAAGCCTTTCGGTCCTTCCACCGGTTCCAGCCGGGCACCCGGTTTGACCGGTGGTTCCTGCGCATCGTTTACCATACCTTCGTGGACGCCGTCCGTCGCGCGCGGCGGCGGTCCCTGTTTTCCCTGGACCAGCTCCCCGCCGGTCGCCTGGTGGCGGGGAGCTGGTCCGATCCGGAGGCCCTGGTGGAGGCCACCCTGGACGGCCCGGTGCAGCGGGCGCTCAACGCCCTCTCCCCGGAGTACCGCAGCGCGGTTGTGCTGGTGGACCTGTTGGGCTATTCGTACGAGGAGGCCGCGGAGGTGCTGCGGTGTCCGGTGGGGACCGTGCGCAGTCGGCTTCACCGGGGCCGGCTTGCCCTCCGGGAGTGGCTGAAGCCGTACGTGGACGCCCTCCGGCGAGGTGCGCTGGGATGAGACACCCGCAAGACCTGCTGAGCGCCTACGTGGACGGAGCCCTCTCTGCGGAAGAGGCAACCCGGCTCGCGGCCCACCTCGCGGTCTGTGCCTCCTGCCGGGAGGTGGTGGAGGATCTTCTGGCCGTACGGGCCCTCCTCCGTCAGGTACCGCAACCCCACCCACGCCCTGGGGCCCTGGCCGGCACCCTCCGGCGGCTTGAAGGAAAGGCCTCCCCGGCGCCACGGATCCGCCGCCTCCTCCCGGTCCTCCTCGCTGCCTCCGCCCTCGCCCTGCTCCTGTACCTCCCCTGGCCCTTCGTCCCCCCGGGCATCGATCGGACCACGCACCTCCAGCACCACGCCCGGATCACCCTCACGCACCCTCTCGCGGATGCCGCGCTCAACGCCTTTCTCGCCGTCCCCTTCCCGGATCTCTTCCCGGAGGAGCCGTGGGATCGCTAGCCCGCGTCCTGGGAGCCACCGCGGCCGCGCTGCTCCTGACCGCGCCCGCGGGAGCCGCAGATCCCACCGACCAGCTGCAAAAGCTCTTGCGGGCCCGGGCCCGGGCGGCCTACGCCGGGAGGCAGCTCATCGTCACCCGGGACACGGGGCCGGTGCGGACCCTGGTGGTGCGGGTGGAGCGGGATCCTGTGGGATGGACCCGGCTCGTGTACCGTCCGGTGGGGGCCCGGGGGCGGTTCGTGGTCTTTCAGCGGGGGACCACCCAGTTCACCTACGATCCTCGACGTGGCCTCGCCCGGCGCTCCACCCTCCCCCGCTGGGAAGCCTTCCCCTTGGAGGACCACCTCGCCTGGCTCCAGGAAAACTACCGGATTCGGGCGAGTCCAGGCAGGACGCTGGGCCGGCCTACCCTGCGCCTGGAACTGATCCCGAGGTTCACGGACCGTCCCCGCGCCCGGTTCGAGATTGACCTGGAGACCGGAGTCTTCCTGCGGTCCGAGCGGTTCACCCCGGATGGACATCTGGGAGACCTCACCGCCTTTCTGACCTTTGAGCCCCGGCCACCCGGCTGGCGTCGGAACCTCTCGGTTCCGCGGGGCGCCCGGCTCATCGTGGACCCCGTCCCGCACGTGGTGCGGGAGGAGGAGCTGGCCGCCCGGCTTGGCGTCCGGCCGGTCACCTTCCCCCCTCCCCCCGGGTTCCATCACGTGGTAGACCTCCTGGTGCCGGGGCGGGAAGTGATGGTCCAGCGGGTGTACTCCGACGGGCTGAGCGTGCTCGTGGTGCACCAGCGGCGGGGGAGCATCCCACGTCCGGCTGCTGGAAGCCGCATGGTGCAGCGGGCGGGCGGGCCGGTGTGGGTGCAGCGGGCGGGGACCCGGACGGTGGTGCACTGGTCGCGCGGGGGATGGCTCCTGACCGCTACGGGAGATCTGGCGCCGGAGGCCCTCCTGCGGATCGCGGAGGCCACAGGGGTGGATCCGGGTCCACGGCTTGTGGACCACCTCCTCGCCTGGCTTCGGTCCCTGGGTCTCCCGATCTAGTGGCTCCGTTCCGCCAGGACAGCCCGGAGGGCACCCTCAAGCTCCGGGAGATCGAACCGGAAGCCGACCTCCAAAAGTCGCCGTGGAACCACCCGCTGCCCGCCCAGCAGGACCTCTTCCACCATCTCCCGGCCGAAGGCCAGCCGGAGGGCAGGAGCGGGCGCCCGGAAGGGCGCAGGCCGGCGCAGGACCCGGGCCAGGGTCGAGGTGAACTCCGCGTTGGTCACGGGATGCGGGGCCGTGAGGTTCACGGGTCCGGCGAGGTCCGGGTGATCCAGGAGGAACTCCACCGCTCGCACGTAGTCCTGGAGCGCGATCCAGCTCAGGACCTGCCGCCCGTTTCCCATCTGTCCCCCGAGCCCCAATCGGAAGAGCCGCACGAGAGGCGGCAAGAACCCTCCCCGCAGGGTGAGCACCGTGCCCGTGCGCATCAGAACCGTGCGGATCCCGCTCGCCCGGGCGGGTTCCGTGGCCGCCTCCCACGCCACGCACACCCGGGCGAGAAACCCTTCCCCGGGAGGGCTTTCCTCGTCCAGCACCTGGCGCGGGTCCCGGTTGCCGTAGTAGCCCACCGCGGAGGCCGAGAGCAGCACCCGGGGCTTTCGATCCAGGCGTGCCAGAGCCTCACAGAGGAACCGGGTGGCCTCCACGCGGCTGCTGTAGATCAGGGCCTTGTAAGCGGGAGTCCAGCGGGCCGGTGCGATGCGGGCGCCCGCGAGGTTGATCACCGCCTCGCATCCCTCCAGCCGTTCCGCGTCGAGCACCCCCCCGGCGGGGTCCCACAAAATGCCGCCTTCCGCGGTGATCCGCGGGTTACGGCTCAGGGGCACCACTTCGTGCCCCGCGGATCGGAAGCGCTCCGCGAGCGCGGTACCCAGCAGTCCGGAAGCCCCCGTGATGGCGATGCGCATGCTCAGGCTGATCTTCGGCGTCCCCCGCGGAATTCCCCCCGCCGTCACGGGGGGCCCTGCGCGTGAAGCCCCAGCAGCGCCTCCCGCAGCCGCTCCAGGGCCGCGGAGACCTCCGCGGCCGAGGGATCCCCGGGCGGAGGGAGCGGTGGCCCGAACCGGACTCCCACGGGGGCCAGACGGGGGATCACCTCCCCCAGCGGCAGGGCCCGGTCGGTCCCGAAGATCCAGGCGGGAAGGATGGGGGCTCCCGCGCGGGCCCCCAGCAGGGCCACCCCCGGTTTCAGGGGCGCGAGGGGCTCCCCGGTACGGTTGACGCCCCCTTCCGCGAACACCGCGAGAACCCCGCCTCCCCGCAGGACCCGCAGCGCCGCGCGGAGGGCGGCGCCGGTGTAGGCCCCCGGCTCCACCTCCGTGCGGCGCACGGGGATCATCCCGAACCACCGCACGAGGGGTGCGATCACCCGCAAAAGCCCCTTCCACGGTACGAATCCCTCGCTGACCCGCTCCCCCAGGAGGTCCTCCGCCCCGAGGAAGACGGCCTGCCGGGGAAGCGCGGCCCCCAGCACGATGGGGTCCAGCCACGACCGATGGTTGGCGGCCACCAGCACGGGCCCCGTGCGGGGGCAGTGCTCTCCGCCCGCCACGCGGAAGCCGAAAATCCCCCACAGGAGAACACGGGCCGCCCACCAGGCCGTGCGGTAACCAGGGGTCATGCGGATCGCGGGAGGTTCACCCCCGGCTCAGGCGCACGAGGAGCGGGAGGAGGTCTGTCCCTCGGAGCCGACCGAGGGCTCCGCGGCTCCCGCTGCGTTCGCTAAAGGGTCCCGCCCCGTCCGGCTGGATCCCAGGACCCACCACCAGGAGCGGCACGGGGTCGTCCGTGTGCGCACGGACCGGGCAGGGGGTGGCGTGGTCCGCGGTGACCGCGATCACCGCCCCGTGGAGGGCCGGGCGCAGGGGGCCGAAGAAGTGGACGTCGATCCGCTCGATCACCGCGCGCTTGGCCTCCCAGTCCCCGTCGTGCCCGGGCTCGTCCGGTCCCTTGAGGTGGATGTACAACCCATCCCAGTCCGCCAGGGCCTCGAGGGCCTTCTGTGCCCAGGCGGTGTAGATCGTGGGGTCCCCGTGGCTCGGGGGCACGGGAACCTCGCCCATCCCGAGCACCCGGGCGATGCCCCGCTCCACGGGCATCTCCACAAAGCACCCGAGCCGTACCCCGAACCGCTCCGCGATCCCGGGCACCCGCGGGAGGTGATCGCTCGCGTCCCGGAGCAGGATAAGGTTGGCCGGAAGTTTCCCCTCTGCCCGGCGCCGTTGGTTTACGGGATGGCGTTCCAGGACCGTGCGGCTGCGCCGGGTGAACTCGTTCACGAGGTCCGCCGCCCGCCGGGCCTGCGGGGCATCCACGAGGGGCACGCAGGTCTCCACCGTGTTCCCTGCCACCGCCCGGGCAACCCCGAGTCCGCCCACCCGGGCGTAGGCGGGATCCGTGTTGCTGATCTGCGCGGAAAGCCGGATCTCCGGATCCGAGAGCACGAGCACGCACCGGTGCCCGACGCTCGCCGCGAACCGGAAGCGGGCACCCTCAAGTCGCACCTCCTGCTGGACGGCCTCCGCCAGGGCCCGGGCCTCCGCGCTCGTGAGATCCCGCCCCACCCGCCGGTCCACGATGCGGTCCCCCTCTGCGGTGGCGAAGTTCCCGCGGAGGGCGAGATCCCCGTCCCGAAACGGCAGGTCCAACCCCAGGGCCTCCAGCACTCCCCGCCCCGCATGGTACCGGTGGGGGTCGTAACCGAGGACGGCGAAGACCGCCACGTCCGACTCCGGCGCGATTCCTTCTCCCACGGTCACCACCAGCCCCTGCTGCCCCTGTCCGGCCAGGGCATCCAGGTGGGGGGTGTGGGCCGCCTCCAGCGGGGTTCGGTTTCCGAGCGCGGGGATGGGGCGGTCCCCGAGTCCGTCGAGGATCACGTAGAGGATCTTGGCCACCGTATACCTCCCCTTCTGCTCACGGAGGGCTCTCAGGCTTAGGCCATCGGGCGATGAGGTCCGGGAGGTCACGCACCACGAGGTCCGGGGGCGCTCCTCCCTCCCCGGTTTCCCGCGAGACCCCGGAAAGCACCAGCACCGTCCGCATGCCCATGCGAACCCCTCCCGCGATGTCCGTTCCGACCTGGTCCCCGATCATGAGGGCCTCCGCGGCCGGGACGCCGAGCCGCCGCAGGGCGGCCTCCAAGAGGGGGCGCTCGGGTTTGCCCACCACCACGGGGGTTTTGCCCGTGGCCACCTCGATGGCGGCCACGAGGGCCCCCGCGCCCGGCCACAGTTCCTCCCCCACGGGGAGCACGGGGTCCCGATTGGTGGCGACGAACTCCGCTCCCCGCCGGATGGCCCGGCAGGCGGCCCGAAGCTTCGGGTAGGTGAACTCCACATCGAGCCCCACCACCACGAACGCCGCCGCTTCTGGGTCCTCCGAGAGCTCCATCTCCGCCTCCCGGAGCGCGCTCCGCAGGCCCTCCCCACCGATGGCGTACACCGGGGTCCCCGGCCGGGCCCGGGCCCGCAGGTACTCCGCGGCCACCTGGGCGGAGGTTACGATCCGGTCCGGTGCCACGGAGATCCCCATGCGGCGCAACCGCTCCGCGTACTGCTCCGGGGTCTGCGTGGCGTTGTTGGTGGCGAAGACGAAGGGCAGCCCAAGACGCCGCAGGTGATCCAGGAACTCCGCGGCTCCCGGCAACACCGTCTCCCCCCGATACACCACCCCGTCCAGGTCCAGCACCACGCCCCGGATGGTTCCGAGCCACGGAACGGGATTCCTCACCGCAGCGCCTCCACGAACTCCGGGGAGAACTCGCCCCGGTAAACCTCCGTGGCGGGACCCGTCATCCGCAGGAGGAAACCCTCCCCCACGTGAATCTGCAGAGTTCCCCCCGGCATCTCCACGGTCACGTCCCGCCCTGTGAACCCACAGCGCACGCAGGCCGCGGCCACCGCGCACGCGCTGGATCCGGAGGCCAGGGTCTCCCCGGCTCCCCGCTCCCAGATGCGGATCCGCACCTCGCCCCGGCCCACCACCTGCGCGAACTGCACGTTCGTGCGTTGGGGGAACGCGGGGTGCCGCTCGAGGGCCGGCCCCAACCGCCGGAGGTCCACTCCTTCCAGGTCCTCCACGAACACCACGCAGTGCGGGTTCCCCACCGTCAGGGCGGTGATCCGCACCGCTTCGCCCTCGACCTCCACCGGCTCGTCCACCACCTCCCGGGGAGGACCCACCATGGGGATGTGGGGGCTCCAGAAGCTCGCCTCGCCCATGTCCACGGTGATCTGCCCGACCCGGCCGCCCACCACTTCCAGTTCGCACGTGACGATCCCCCCGGGCGTCTCCACGGTGAAGCGGGTGCTCCGGGTGAACCCGTGGTCGTACAGGTATTTCGCGAAGATCCGCAGCCCGTTCCCGCTCTTCTCCGCCTCGCTGCCGTCTGGGTTGTAGATGCGCAGCCCGAAGTCCGCGCGGTGGCTGGCCACGTGGACCAGCATCCCGTCCGAGCCCACGCCGAGGTGCCGGTCACAGATCCGTCGGATCGCTTCCGGGGTGAGGGGGAAGGGGAGGGCCTGGGATTCCACCACGAGGTAGTCGTTGCCCAGCGCGTGGGCCTTCACGAACCGGCTCATCTCATCCCTTCCTTCCGGGCGAGGATCTCTCCGCCCGCGTAGGTGGTCCGCAGTGCGCTTTTCTGCCGCCACCGTTCCAGGGCGAGGTCCACGAGCCGCGAGATGAGCTCCCGGTAGGGAATCCCGGAAGCCTCCCACAGCTTCGGGTACATGCTGATGGGGGTGAAGCCGGGGATGGTGTTCACCTCGCTCACGTAGGCAGCACCCCCCCGCTCCACCAGGAAATCCACCCGGGCCATCCCGCACAGCTGGAGGACCCGGTAGGCCTCCAGGGCCAGGAGCCGTACGCGCTCCGCGAGCTCCCGCGGGAGGGCCGCGGGGATCACCAGCTCCGCGCCGTGCGGATCCAGGTATTTCGCCTCATACGTGTAGAAGGCATGGGTCGGCCGGATCTCCCCCGGGACGGATGCGATGGGGTCGTCGTTCCCGAGCACGCTCACCTCCACCTCCAAGGGCTGCGGGACTGCCCGCTCCACCAGCACCGCGAGGTCGTACTGGAGGGCGTCCTCCACCGCCTTCCCGAGTTCCTCCTCCGCCTCCACCCGGTGGATGCCCACGGAGGAGCCCAACCGGGTGGGCTTGACAAAGCAGGGATAGCCGATCCGCTCCCGGATCTTCCGCCGCACGCCCTCCGGATCCCTCCGCCACCGGCTCGCGGGGAACATCTGGAAGTCCACCACGGGAAGGCCCGCGGCCCGAAGCAGGGTCTTCTGCACCCCTTTGTCCATGCCCACCGCGGATCCCAGCACGTCTGCGCCCACGTACGGGACGTTCAGAAGCTCGAACAGCCCTTGAACCGTGCCGTCCTCCCCGTACGGGCCATGCAGAACCGGGAACAGGACGTCGCAGACCACCTCCCCTCCCGGTACCAGGAAGACCGCCCGTCCGGGTCGGTCCAACCGAAGGGCCGCGGGCTGGCCCGCCACGAACCAGGAACCGTCCCGGCCGATGAAGATCTCCACCACGGAGAAGCGCTCGGGATCCGCGGCCCGGATCACGTTGCGGGCGGAGATACAGGATACCTCGTGCTCCCCGCTCCTCCCCCCGTAGACCACCCCAAGCCGGATCCGTTCCGTCTCCGCCACGCGGCCGCCTCCGGGGAGGGCGCCCTAGACGCCCGAGGACGCCGGGACCGGGCGATAGGACGGTCCCTCGTACCGCACCCGGGGTCGGAACAGGCGGTTGTCCTCGTGCTGTTCGGTGACGTGCGCCACCAGCCCCGCGATCCGGGCGCAGAGGAAGATGGGCGTGTACAGGGGGATGGGAACTCCCAGGAGGTACAGCAACAGCCCGATGGGGTAGTCCACGTTGGGGTAGATGCCCTTCTCCCGGGCCATGACCTCCTCCACGACGCGGTAGATGGCAGCGAGCTCCCGGCCTTCGGGACGGCGGTCCGCGAGCTGCGGGAGATACCGCTGGAGCAGTACGGCCCGGGGGTCGTGGCGCCGCATGTACACCCGATGCCCGAACCCCATGATGCGTGCCCCCCGCTGCAGCCTCTCCATCACGTACGCCTCCGCCCGGGCGGCCCCACCCTGTTCCAGGATCTCCAGGAGCATGTGCATGGCGGCCTCGTTGGCCCCCCCGTGGAGGGGTCCCTTCAGGGAGGCCGCGGCTCCCGTCACCGCGCCGTAGAGGTCCGATAGGGTGCTGGAGATCACCCGGGCCGCGAAGGTGGAGTTCGGCATCTCGTGCTCGATGTAGCAGGTGAGGATGGCGTCGAAGACCCGGAGGGCGGTGGGATCCGGTTGATCCCCCAGGATCATCCGGAGGAACCCGCCCACGAACCCCGCCTCCCGGTCCGGTCGCACGGGCTGCTGTCCGTTCAGGATCCGGTAGGCGTTCGCCGCGAGGGTGGGGGCTTTCGCCAGCAGGCGCAGACCTTTTTCGCGGTTCGCCTGCGGGCTGGGATCCTCCAGGACCGCGGGGTCCTCGTACCCCGCCAGGAACGAGATCCCGGTGCGCAGGGCGTCCATCACGGAGGTGGCGCGGGGCAGGAGGGCCAGCATCTGGTACGCCTCTGCCGGGACCTCCGCCGCCTCGCAGAGCCTCCGCTCGAATTCCGATGCCTGCTCGGGCGTGGGCAGTTCCCCGTAGAACAGGAGGTAGGCGGCGTCCACGTACGTGCGGTGCCGCGCCAGCTCGATGAGGTCGTAGCCCCGTACCAGGATCCTCTCGTGGTCCGTGTCGAGGTAGCTGATCCGGGTGACGGTGGCGATGACGCCTTCCAGTCCGGGACTGTAGGGGATCTCCGTCATGCTTCACCTCCGGCCAGCCTGCGATCCAGGGCCTCATACTCCTCGTACCGGATGAGCTCGTAGAGGGCCTGCCGGGTCTGCATGCGGGGGATCCAGTCCGCCTGGCTGCCTTTCTCCCGCAGGTCCTCGAACAGCGCCTCCACCGCCCGCATGGCCACCCGCAAGGCCGTCACGGGGAAGATCACGAGGCGGTAGCCGAGACGACGAAACGTCTCCACCGGGAGGAGCGGGGTGCGGCCGAACTCCGTCATGTTGGCGAGGAGCGGCACCTGCACCGCCTCCGCCACCGCCCGGAACTCCTCGGGGCTTTCGAGGGCTTCCGGGAAGAAGACATCCGCCCCCGCCTCCGCGTACAGCCGGCCCCGTCGGATCACCTCCGCGAGCCCGTGGGTGGCCCGGGCGTCCGTGCGGGCCACGACCAGGACATGCCGGCGCGCCTGAACCGCGGCCGCGACCTTCTCCGCCATGGCCTCCGCGGGGATCACCTCCTTGCCGCCGAGGTGGCCGCACCGCTTGGGCATCACCTGGTCCTCGATCTGCACCGCGGCCGCGCCCACGGCCTCCAGCTCCCGGACCGTGCGCACCACGTTCAGGGCCTCCCCGAAGCCCACATCCGCGTCCACGATCACGGGAAGCCGCGTGGCCCGCACCACCCACCGGACCGCCTCCACCACCTCGGGCAGGGTCACGAGCCCCAGATCCGGGAGGGCGAGGCTTGCGCTGTAGGCGGCCCCGGAGAAGTACAGGACCTCAAACCCCGCTTTCTGTGCGAGGAGCGCCACCAACGCGTTGAACACGCCGGGAACGGCCAGGACCTCCCGGGTCTTGAGGAGCGCCCGCAGCCGCAGGGCGGGATGCTCCTCGGTCGGTGGTTGCACCAGCCACGTCATGGAAGCCTCACACGTACAGGAGCCGCACGAGCTCCTCTAGGTCCTCCTGGGCCTCTAGCCGCCACACCCATTCCGCGACCCGCTCCGCCTGGGCCGGGGTCCACACCTCCGCCACGTTCCGGCGGAACTTCTCCATCACCTCCTCGTCCGTCATGGGGTTGCGGGCATGCCCCCGGGGGAACCGCACCTCCTCCTCGTACGTGGCCCCATCCTGGGTACGGACCGTGATGCGGTTGGGAATCCCCTCCGGGTAGCCACGGGTGAGCGCGGGATCCTCCTGGAGGGTCACCCGGTCCTTGAGGAACGCCCGGAGGTCCGGATCCCGGAACCGGGCCGGGATAAAGGAGGACCGGTTCACCTCGCCGTCCAGCAGGGTCACGGCCACGATGTAGGGGAGGGAGTGGTCCGCGGTCTCCCGCGTCTTCGGTTCCCACTTCTCCGGGTCCTTGGCGATGATCTCGTAGGCGGCCCGGAAGGTTTCGATGTGGACGGAGGCGATGCGGGCGGGATCCTGGATCCGCTGCCGCAGCCGCAGGGCCGCGTCCACCGCGCTCTGGGCGTGGTACTCCACAGGCCAGAACTTGATGTACGTGTCCCGGATGCGGGAAGGCGGTGCCTGCTCGGCAAGGGGTCTCAGGGCCGCCTCGTCGAACCGCTCTCCCCGCAGGAGCTGCGCGAAAATCCCCATCTCGCCCTCGAAGGGCCGGGATGGCCCCGTCATCCCGCAGGCGGCCAGGAGCGCCGCCTCCAGGGCATTGCGCGTGGCCTCTGCCGCCGCCGCGCCCTTCCACATGGAGAGCTCCCCGGCCCGGGTCTGGCGCATGGCCGCGTGCGGCACGGCGGTGATGGCCAGGGCGTGCTCGGTCTGCGGCGGCGTCAGCCCGAGGAGGTAAGCGGCTCCACACGCGGTCCCCAGAGCCGTGTAGTTCACGTGATCCCACCCGTGCGCCCGCAGGCTGGCCGCGTCGCACAGGCACACCCCCACCTCGTACGCCAGGGCGATGGCCGCGATGAGATCGCGCGGGTGACACCTCCGCCACTCCGCGA includes:
- a CDS encoding nitrate/sulfonate/bicarbonate ABC transporter ATP-binding protein produces the protein MQHPEAFLAQLPPPVVLLEAREVTIAFERPGGTRAVVLDRISLALRDMEILAIVGPSGCGKSTLLRVMAGLLPPTQGEVRYRGEVVRGPRPGIAMVFQTFALFPWMTVLENVELGLRAQGVPPAERRRRALAAIDLIGLDGFESAYPKALSGGMRQRVAFARALVAEPDVLLMDEPFSALDALTAENLRTDLLELWLGRRIPTRAMALVTHNIEEAVFLSDRVVVLSTTPARILGEVRPELPHWRDREAPEFRQRVEEIYELLAGDRQRRLVHARPLIPRLPPAPVGLITGLVERVHDADGRVDLPELAAELRMDIEDLLPGVEAAELLGFLSSEEEALVLTEEGRALAEASVQGKKEVFRKALLSRVRTAQEVLGTLRRRRPPRISAEFLLDLLERHFSGEEARRQLGVLIDWGRYAEAFAYDEATGEFYLEPDMVP
- the tatA gene encoding twin-arginine translocase TatA/TatE family subunit, which codes for MGLGSIGTGELVVILLIALLIFGPARLADIGHSLGKAIRDFRRSLQEEDDHGTMSGSR
- a CDS encoding sigma-70 family RNA polymerase sigma factor; protein product: MAVEDAGRSEDAASQFGRLLAEHWPRAYHFVYRLCGDPDQAEELLQQAAEEAFRSFHRFQPGTRFDRWFLRIVYHTFVDAVRRARRRSLFSLDQLPAGRLVAGSWSDPEALVEATLDGPVQRALNALSPEYRSAVVLVDLLGYSYEEAAEVLRCPVGTVRSRLHRGRLALREWLKPYVDALRRGALG
- a CDS encoding zf-HC2 domain-containing protein; amino-acid sequence: MRHPQDLLSAYVDGALSAEEATRLAAHLAVCASCREVVEDLLAVRALLRQVPQPHPRPGALAGTLRRLEGKASPAPRIRRLLPVLLAASALALLLYLPWPFVPPGIDRTTHLQHHARITLTHPLADAALNAFLAVPFPDLFPEEPWDR
- a CDS encoding TIGR01777 family oxidoreductase, with product MTAGGIPRGTPKISLSMRIAITGASGLLGTALAERFRSAGHEVVPLSRNPRITAEGGILWDPAGGVLDAERLEGCEAVINLAGARIAPARWTPAYKALIYSSRVEATRFLCEALARLDRKPRVLLSASAVGYYGNRDPRQVLDEESPPGEGFLARVCVAWEAATEPARASGIRTVLMRTGTVLTLRGGFLPPLVRLFRLGLGGQMGNGRQVLSWIALQDYVRAVEFLLDHPDLAGPVNLTAPHPVTNAEFTSTLARVLRRPAPFRAPAPALRLAFGREMVEEVLLGGQRVVPRRLLEVGFRFDLPELEGALRAVLAERSH
- a CDS encoding lysophospholipid acyltransferase family protein, with translation MTPGYRTAWWAARVLLWGIFGFRVAGGEHCPRTGPVLVAANHRSWLDPIVLGAALPRQAVFLGAEDLLGERVSEGFVPWKGLLRVIAPLVRWFGMIPVRRTEVEPGAYTGAALRAALRVLRGGGVLAVFAEGGVNRTGEPLAPLKPGVALLGARAGAPILPAWIFGTDRALPLGEVIPRLAPVGVRFGPPLPPPGDPSAAEVSAALERLREALLGLHAQGPP
- a CDS encoding alkaline phosphatase family protein; this encodes MAKILYVILDGLGDRPIPALGNRTPLEAAHTPHLDALAGQGQQGLVVTVGEGIAPESDVAVFAVLGYDPHRYHAGRGVLEALGLDLPFRDGDLALRGNFATAEGDRIVDRRVGRDLTSAEARALAEAVQQEVRLEGARFRFAASVGHRCVLVLSDPEIRLSAQISNTDPAYARVGGLGVARAVAGNTVETCVPLVDAPQARRAADLVNEFTRRSRTVLERHPVNQRRRAEGKLPANLILLRDASDHLPRVPGIAERFGVRLGCFVEMPVERGIARVLGMGEVPVPPSHGDPTIYTAWAQKALEALADWDGLYIHLKGPDEPGHDGDWEAKRAVIERIDVHFFGPLRPALHGAVIAVTADHATPCPVRAHTDDPVPLLVVGPGIQPDGAGPFSERSGSRGALGRLRGTDLLPLLVRLSRG
- a CDS encoding HAD-IIA family hydrolase; its protein translation is MRNPVPWLGTIRGVVLDLDGVVYRGETVLPGAAEFLDHLRRLGLPFVFATNNATQTPEQYAERLRRMGISVAPDRIVTSAQVAAEYLRARARPGTPVYAIGGEGLRSALREAEMELSEDPEAAAFVVVGLDVEFTYPKLRAACRAIRRGAEFVATNRDPVLPVGEELWPGAGALVAAIEVATGKTPVVVGKPERPLLEAALRRLGVPAAEALMIGDQVGTDIAGGVRMGMRTVLVLSGVSRETGEGGAPPDLVVRDLPDLIARWPKPESPP
- the dapF gene encoding diaminopimelate epimerase codes for the protein MSRFVKAHALGNDYLVVESQALPFPLTPEAIRRICDRHLGVGSDGMLVHVASHRADFGLRIYNPDGSEAEKSGNGLRIFAKYLYDHGFTRSTRFTVETPGGIVTCELEVVGGRVGQITVDMGEASFWSPHIPMVGPPREVVDEPVEVEGEAVRITALTVGNPHCVVFVEDLEGVDLRRLGPALERHPAFPQRTNVQFAQVVGRGEVRIRIWERGAGETLASGSSACAVAAACVRCGFTGRDVTVEMPGGTLQIHVGEGFLLRMTGPATEVYRGEFSPEFVEALR